From one Vibrio palustris genomic stretch:
- a CDS encoding cytochrome ubiquinol oxidase subunit I: protein MLETLLLSRIQFAANISFHILFPTITIALGWILVFFKWRYNRTHVETWMSLYFFWVKIFALTFALGVVSGITMSFQFGTNWPGFMEKVGNVAGPLLGYEVMTAFFMEATFLGIMLFGRNRVPNWLHTLATVLVAVGTLFSAFWILVLNSWMHTPAGYEIIDGVVFVTSWQEVIFNPSLPYRLSHMLLASGLTACFLLAGISAYQRLIQPGFTLARYGIKVAIIGAAVLIPLQIVVGDMHGLNTLHHQPQKIAAMEGVWETEQGAPLLLFALPDETQRTNHFEIGVPNGASLILTHQLNGEIKGLNDFYPDHPPVKPLFFGFRIMVGVGVLMLLVSWYGGYRYWRYHQSNNVLPTWYLKVLCAMTFSGWVATLAGWYVTEVGRQPWLVNGVLRTEDAVTTVAASSVGISLALYLTMYAVLLFAYVRTLFYLARKVTVEHDSSHQSKDEVVS, encoded by the coding sequence ATGCTAGAGACGCTTTTATTATCCCGAATCCAATTTGCTGCGAATATCAGCTTTCATATTTTATTTCCCACAATCACCATTGCTTTAGGATGGATCCTGGTATTTTTTAAGTGGCGCTATAACCGAACGCACGTTGAAACGTGGATGTCCTTATACTTCTTTTGGGTGAAAATTTTTGCATTAACCTTTGCCTTAGGTGTGGTATCAGGCATTACCATGAGTTTCCAGTTTGGGACCAACTGGCCTGGATTCATGGAAAAAGTTGGGAATGTGGCAGGGCCACTACTCGGGTATGAAGTCATGACCGCTTTCTTCATGGAAGCGACTTTCCTAGGGATTATGCTGTTTGGCCGAAATCGAGTCCCGAACTGGTTACATACTTTAGCAACGGTACTTGTCGCCGTTGGTACCTTGTTCTCTGCATTTTGGATTTTGGTGCTCAATAGTTGGATGCACACGCCAGCTGGGTATGAAATCATTGATGGCGTGGTATTTGTGACGAGTTGGCAAGAGGTGATTTTCAATCCGTCTTTGCCGTATCGTTTAAGTCATATGCTCCTCGCGTCAGGGTTAACCGCGTGCTTTTTGTTGGCTGGTATCTCCGCCTATCAACGCTTAATTCAGCCAGGTTTTACCTTGGCACGCTATGGGATCAAAGTGGCTATTATTGGCGCCGCTGTCCTGATTCCATTACAAATCGTCGTCGGTGATATGCATGGTTTGAACACACTACACCATCAGCCGCAAAAAATCGCAGCGATGGAAGGCGTGTGGGAAACAGAGCAGGGGGCACCACTACTTCTGTTTGCGCTGCCTGATGAGACACAACGCACCAATCATTTTGAAATCGGAGTGCCCAACGGAGCGAGCTTGATTTTGACGCATCAATTGAACGGTGAAATCAAAGGGCTCAATGATTTTTATCCGGATCACCCGCCTGTTAAGCCACTGTTTTTTGGTTTCCGTATCATGGTAGGAGTGGGAGTGCTCATGCTGTTAGTTAGTTGGTACGGCGGGTATCGATACTGGCGTTATCATCAATCGAATAACGTATTGCCGACCTGGTATTTAAAAGTGTTATGTGCCATGACCTTTTCAGGATGGGTGGCGACGCTTGCCGGCTGGTACGTGACGGAAGTGGGACGTCAGCCCTGGTTGGTTAATGGTGTCCTGCGTACAGAAGATGCGGTGACTACAGTGGCTGCGTCGTCGGTGGGGATATCATTAGCACTGTACCTCACCATGTATGCGGTTTTATTGTTTGCCTATGTTCGCACGTTATTTTATCTCGCTCGTAAAGTAACAGTTGAGCATGATTCGTCACACCAGAGTAAGGACGAGGTGGTCTCATGA
- the ascB gene encoding 6-phospho-beta-glucosidase, whose translation MSDIRFPKDFLWGGAIAANQSEGAYREDGKGLTTVDMIPYGEHRMPIKLGQVSHVELSEQEFYPSHHAIDFYHRYKEDIALLAEMGFKVFRISIAWSRIFPNGDDAQPNAAGLAFYRNVFKECQKYGIEPLVTLCHFDVPMNLVNQYGSWRNRKMVEFFTRYARTCFEHYRGLVKYWLTFNEINILLASPFSGAGLLFQDGENHDQVKYQAAHHELVASALATKIAHEVDLQNQVGCMLAGGNFYPYSCKPEDVLTAMEKDRENLFFIDVQSRGYYPSYSQRVFEKKGVELQTEEEDFDILKHTVDFISFSYYASRCASSDMNDGNTSAANVVKSIRNPHLPTSDWGWVIDPLGLRITMNTLYDRYQKPLFLVENGLGAKDTMDEHGHINDDYRIDYLRQHIQSMGDAIQDGVPLMGFTPWGCIDLVAASTGEMTKRYGLIYVDRDNLGKGTLNRTPKKSFYWYKKVIASNGQDLS comes from the coding sequence ATGTCTGATATTCGATTCCCAAAAGATTTTCTCTGGGGGGGAGCCATCGCGGCCAACCAATCTGAAGGTGCATATCGCGAAGATGGCAAAGGCTTAACTACAGTCGATATGATTCCATACGGTGAACATCGTATGCCCATAAAACTCGGCCAAGTCTCTCACGTTGAACTAAGTGAGCAAGAGTTTTACCCAAGTCACCATGCCATCGATTTTTATCATCGTTATAAAGAAGATATCGCACTGCTCGCGGAAATGGGCTTTAAAGTCTTTCGCATATCTATCGCTTGGAGTCGTATTTTTCCTAATGGAGATGACGCTCAGCCTAACGCGGCCGGTTTAGCGTTCTACCGCAATGTGTTTAAAGAGTGTCAAAAATACGGTATCGAACCGTTGGTTACGCTCTGCCACTTCGATGTGCCGATGAATTTGGTGAATCAATACGGTTCGTGGCGTAACCGAAAAATGGTCGAATTCTTTACTCGATATGCTCGTACCTGTTTTGAACACTATCGCGGCTTGGTCAAATATTGGTTAACGTTCAACGAAATCAATATTTTATTGGCCAGCCCATTTTCAGGTGCAGGGCTCTTATTCCAAGATGGTGAGAATCACGATCAAGTGAAATATCAAGCGGCTCATCATGAACTCGTTGCCAGCGCTCTCGCAACCAAGATAGCCCATGAGGTTGACCTCCAAAACCAAGTGGGTTGTATGCTCGCTGGTGGTAACTTCTACCCATACTCTTGCAAACCTGAAGACGTGTTGACCGCGATGGAAAAGGATCGCGAGAATTTATTCTTTATTGATGTGCAATCTCGCGGTTATTACCCGTCCTACAGTCAGCGGGTCTTTGAGAAAAAAGGGGTTGAACTGCAAACAGAAGAGGAAGATTTTGATATTCTCAAACATACCGTGGATTTCATTTCCTTTAGTTACTACGCTTCTCGCTGTGCTTCTTCTGACATGAATGACGGCAATACCAGCGCAGCGAACGTTGTTAAATCGATTCGTAATCCACATTTACCAACGAGTGATTGGGGCTGGGTCATCGATCCACTTGGCTTGCGAATAACCATGAATACTTTGTATGACCGTTATCAAAAGCCGCTATTTCTTGTTGAAAATGGCTTAGGTGCCAAAGACACGATGGATGAACATGGCCACATCAATGATGATTATCGTATTGACTACCTTCGTCAGCATATTCAATCCATGGGCGATGCGATACAAGATGGTGTGCCTTTAATGGGGTTCACTCCTTGGGGCTGTATTGACTTAGTGGCGGCATCAACAGGAGAAATGACAAAACGCTATGGTTTAATCTATGTTGATCGCGATAACTTAGGCAAGGGGACGTTAAACCGCACGCCTAAAAAGTCGTTCTACTGGTATAAAAAGGTGATAGCGAGTAATGGGCAGGATTTAAGTTAA
- the ascF gene encoding PTS cellobiose/arbutin/salicin transporter subunit IIBC has product MSNNYKTVAQSVVAHVGGKGNVSALTHCMTRLRFVLNDASLVDASKLKAINGVMGVVDNGDKVQVIIGNEVGVAYQEVMSLIDINSAPPVSAPEQKQKLTAKVIGAKMLDALVGTMSPLIPAIIGGSMVKLLAMMLEMSGWVDPNASTLIIMKAIGDGAFFFLPVMVAASASVKFKTNMSLAIAIAGVLIHPNFIALMAQAAQGQQVDLFGVPITSVKYTYTVIPALVMTWVLSYIERWVDSITPVVTKNFLKPMLIVLIAAPIAIVIIGPVGIWIGTAVSALVYTVHDTLGWLSVAIMGALWPLLVLTGMHRVFTPNIIQTIAETGSEGMVMPSEIGANLGMGGACLAVAYKTKNIALKQTALAAGASAIFAGISEPALYGVLVRLKRPLIATMITGFIVGGLAGMGGLASHSMAAPSLFTSVQFFDVHDPMSIVWVFGLIALAIVLSFILTLVLGFDDDLAEDSDQITASKKPSAHGAEDKATSPQTTA; this is encoded by the coding sequence ATGTCCAATAATTATAAAACGGTTGCGCAATCAGTGGTCGCTCACGTGGGCGGGAAAGGCAACGTTTCCGCGCTGACCCACTGCATGACACGCTTACGCTTTGTTCTTAATGATGCAAGCTTGGTGGATGCCTCTAAACTTAAAGCAATTAATGGTGTCATGGGGGTGGTGGATAATGGTGATAAAGTCCAAGTTATCATTGGCAATGAAGTGGGGGTTGCCTATCAGGAAGTGATGTCTCTCATCGACATCAATTCAGCGCCGCCAGTGAGTGCGCCAGAGCAGAAACAAAAGCTGACGGCAAAAGTTATTGGAGCCAAAATGCTGGATGCGCTTGTCGGGACTATGTCCCCTCTCATTCCAGCCATCATCGGTGGTTCCATGGTCAAGTTATTGGCCATGATGTTAGAAATGAGCGGATGGGTTGATCCCAATGCGTCTACGTTAATCATCATGAAAGCGATAGGGGATGGCGCATTTTTCTTCTTACCTGTTATGGTTGCCGCGTCTGCTTCGGTCAAGTTTAAAACCAATATGTCACTCGCAATTGCGATTGCGGGTGTTCTTATCCATCCCAACTTTATTGCTTTGATGGCGCAAGCTGCGCAAGGTCAACAGGTTGACCTGTTTGGCGTGCCCATTACCTCAGTGAAATACACCTACACGGTGATTCCGGCGCTGGTGATGACTTGGGTGCTTTCTTATATCGAGCGCTGGGTGGATAGTATTACGCCTGTTGTGACAAAAAACTTCCTCAAACCGATGCTCATTGTTTTAATTGCCGCGCCCATTGCGATTGTCATCATTGGCCCGGTCGGTATCTGGATTGGTACCGCGGTTTCCGCGCTAGTTTACACTGTTCATGACACGCTAGGCTGGTTATCTGTTGCGATTATGGGAGCACTATGGCCACTATTGGTGCTCACAGGGATGCACCGAGTGTTCACCCCAAACATTATCCAAACGATCGCAGAAACTGGCAGTGAAGGTATGGTTATGCCATCCGAAATTGGTGCTAACCTCGGTATGGGCGGTGCATGTCTTGCTGTCGCGTATAAAACCAAGAACATTGCATTAAAACAAACGGCGCTTGCCGCTGGCGCGTCAGCTATCTTTGCGGGTATCTCCGAGCCTGCACTTTATGGCGTCTTGGTACGTCTAAAACGTCCGCTGATTGCAACCATGATTACCGGCTTTATCGTCGGTGGTCTAGCGGGGATGGGCGGGTTAGCAAGCCACTCTATGGCGGCACCCAGTTTGTTTACCAGTGTCCAGTTCTTTGACGTGCACGATCCTATGAGTATTGTCTGGGTGTTTGGGTTGATTGCCTTAGCGATTGTATTGTCGTTCATTTTAACTCTGGTGCTCGGGTTTGACGATGATCTGGCAGAAGACAGTGACCAGATCACTGCTAGCAAAAAACCATCGGCACATGGTGCTGAAGATAAAGCAACATCGCCACAAACCACAGCGTAA
- a CDS encoding alpha-N-arabinofuranosidase, whose protein sequence is MKASITAHKQFSVAKIDPRLYGSFIEHLGRAVYTGIYEPTHPSADDNGFRQDVIDLIKEIDVPVTRYPGGNFVSAYNWEDGIGPKENRPTRLDLAWHTAESNQVGIHEFADWAEKVGTEMMLAVNLGSRGLDEARSFLEYVNHPGGTYWSDLRKHNGREEPWNVKLWCLGNEMDGPWQIGQKTASEYGRVAFETAKAMRSFDNNIELVVCGSSSPMMDTYPEWEATVLDYTYETVNYISLHMYFENNDTNTSHYLAKAEQLGNYIETVASIIRMTKAKKRSDHNVYISFDEWNVWYHSREQDKPTIEGENGWPHAPALLEDIYDFADTLQVACILNTFIRNADVVKIGCMAQLVNVIAPIMTVEGGPAWRQSIFYPYMYASQYGRGTALNLAVTCDRYETNFASNVSYLDISCVESDQDDSLTFFIVNRHETEAIDFDIALEGFEHTRVIEDKIIGGYDLTQTNSPEAETIQPQDGKDSTIIERKFNASIEPLTYRMVRLGL, encoded by the coding sequence ATGAAAGCCAGTATTACCGCACACAAACAGTTTTCCGTCGCCAAAATTGACCCACGCTTATATGGCTCTTTTATCGAGCACTTAGGGCGTGCGGTGTACACGGGAATTTATGAACCCACTCACCCGAGTGCGGATGATAATGGCTTTCGCCAAGATGTGATTGACTTAATAAAAGAGATTGATGTCCCTGTAACTCGCTACCCTGGTGGTAACTTTGTCTCTGCTTATAACTGGGAAGATGGTATTGGCCCTAAAGAAAACCGCCCTACACGTTTAGACTTGGCTTGGCACACCGCAGAAAGTAACCAAGTGGGCATTCACGAGTTCGCCGATTGGGCAGAAAAAGTGGGGACTGAGATGATGCTTGCCGTCAATCTTGGTTCACGTGGCCTAGATGAAGCACGGTCGTTTTTAGAATATGTTAATCATCCCGGCGGGACTTATTGGTCGGATCTTCGTAAGCATAATGGCCGTGAAGAACCGTGGAATGTAAAATTATGGTGCTTGGGCAACGAAATGGACGGCCCATGGCAAATTGGACAGAAAACCGCGAGTGAATACGGGCGCGTTGCGTTTGAGACTGCCAAAGCTATGCGCTCATTTGATAACAACATCGAGCTGGTGGTGTGTGGTTCTTCGAGTCCGATGATGGATACGTACCCAGAGTGGGAAGCAACGGTACTCGATTACACCTATGAAACCGTCAATTATATTTCACTACATATGTATTTCGAAAATAATGATACTAATACCTCTCACTATTTAGCGAAAGCAGAGCAGCTGGGTAATTATATTGAGACAGTCGCGTCAATCATTCGAATGACTAAAGCGAAAAAACGCTCTGATCATAATGTGTATATTTCGTTCGATGAATGGAATGTGTGGTACCACTCTCGCGAACAGGATAAACCAACAATTGAAGGTGAGAATGGTTGGCCGCATGCGCCCGCTTTGTTAGAAGACATCTATGATTTTGCTGACACTTTGCAAGTGGCGTGTATTTTAAATACCTTCATCCGTAACGCGGATGTCGTCAAAATTGGTTGTATGGCACAATTGGTCAATGTGATTGCGCCTATTATGACGGTTGAAGGCGGCCCTGCTTGGCGTCAAAGCATTTTCTATCCGTATATGTATGCATCCCAATATGGCCGAGGTACCGCACTGAACCTTGCTGTAACGTGCGACCGCTATGAGACCAACTTTGCTAGTAATGTCTCTTATCTCGATATTTCTTGTGTAGAGTCAGACCAAGACGACTCTCTCACTTTCTTTATTGTGAACCGTCATGAGACCGAAGCGATTGACTTTGATATTGCACTTGAAGGGTTTGAACACACTCGTGTGATAGAAGATAAAATCATCGGAGGCTACGATCTAACGCAAACCAACAGCCCAGAAGCGGAAACTATTCAACCGCAAGATGGCAAAGACAGTACGATTATCGAGAGAAAGTTTAATGCCAGTATTGAACCGTTAACTTATCGCATGGTTCGACTTGGATTATAA
- a CDS encoding right-handed parallel beta-helix repeat-containing protein: MKRTITLLLGIGLALATNSAMAKDFYISPQGSDYNSGTINSPLATIMTAQDKASYGDTVYIRGGTYRPDNTNISARQSVRAIVNNITKDGIHYINYPGERPIFDFSNVRPKDERVVAFMVNADDCEFKGFEVVGVQITIDDRHTQSTAIRVYHGNNNRFENLAIHDGMGIGWYLESGSNNLVLNVDAYNNQGLNKYSMGNIDGFGVHPRTAAGTGNVIRGSRAWFNSDDGFDIINAHAAVTIENSWAFYNGYDKNMTPKEDGNGFKGGGYGRNGSTPPQIIPRHTIKHCLSVRNRSAGFYSNHHIGGINWINNTAIRNGSANYNMLSTLSDNLTDVPGYGHYMRNNLGFDGRNEVINLGDVNQNDVGFNYFNLPVTITSKDFLRLRPEELMYPRKANGDLPKIYYAKLKQGSDLIDAGINAGESYNGQAPDLGAFESDYN, encoded by the coding sequence ATGAAACGAACAATAACATTATTGCTTGGTATCGGTTTGGCCTTGGCAACCAATTCCGCCATGGCAAAGGATTTTTACATCTCTCCACAAGGCTCCGATTATAACTCCGGCACCATAAACTCACCGTTAGCAACTATCATGACCGCGCAAGATAAAGCCAGTTATGGCGATACTGTGTATATTCGCGGTGGTACTTATCGTCCAGATAATACAAATATTAGTGCGCGCCAATCTGTGCGCGCGATTGTTAATAACATTACTAAAGATGGTATTCATTACATTAATTATCCAGGTGAGCGCCCGATATTCGACTTCTCTAATGTTAGACCTAAGGATGAACGTGTTGTTGCATTTATGGTGAATGCAGATGATTGTGAATTTAAAGGCTTTGAGGTAGTTGGAGTACAAATCACGATCGATGATCGCCATACACAATCAACGGCAATTCGAGTTTATCATGGTAATAATAACCGCTTTGAGAACCTCGCTATCCACGATGGTATGGGGATCGGCTGGTATCTTGAATCTGGGAGTAACAACTTAGTGCTTAATGTCGATGCCTATAATAATCAAGGCCTCAACAAGTACTCAATGGGTAATATTGATGGTTTTGGTGTACATCCACGTACGGCCGCCGGTACCGGTAATGTTATTCGCGGGTCACGCGCTTGGTTTAATAGTGATGACGGTTTCGATATCATTAATGCTCATGCTGCCGTTACTATTGAAAATAGCTGGGCGTTTTATAATGGGTACGATAAAAACATGACCCCTAAAGAAGATGGTAATGGCTTTAAAGGTGGCGGTTATGGACGTAATGGCAGTACACCACCACAGATTATTCCTCGTCATACGATAAAACATTGTTTATCCGTACGTAACCGCTCTGCTGGTTTTTACTCTAACCATCATATTGGCGGCATAAATTGGATCAATAACACTGCGATTCGTAATGGCAGTGCCAACTACAATATGCTCTCAACCCTATCTGACAACTTAACCGATGTTCCAGGTTATGGCCATTATATGCGTAATAACTTAGGCTTTGATGGTCGTAATGAAGTCATTAATCTTGGTGACGTCAATCAAAATGATGTGGGCTTTAACTACTTTAATCTTCCTGTGACGATTACTTCCAAAGACTTTTTGCGTTTACGTCCTGAAGAATTGATGTATCCGCGTAAGGCCAATGGAGATTTACCTAAAATCTATTACGCGAAGCTAAAACAAGGCAGTGACTTAATTGATGCAGGAATCAATGCCGGAGAAAGTTATAATGGCCAAGCCCCAGATTTGGGTGCATTTGAATCAGATTACAACTAA
- the atzF gene encoding allophanate hydrolase, translating into MEQLLTIKDLLNAYRDGSVTPRDILFEKLNLAKNDTHNVWLSLVSDDMMERYLQSLSQYDVDELPLYGVPFAIKDNIDLAGLTTTAGCAEFAYQPDESAFVVELLMAAGAVPIGKTNLDQFATGLVGTRSPWGAVTNSFNPDYISGGSSSGSAVSVATNQVFFSLGTDTAGSGRVPAAFNNILGLKPTRGALSCRGVVPACRTLDCVSFFARTAQDLSVLQQVASIYDPKDSYSRVLDTASVPCFQSLSDVRIGVPKPDQLAFFGNQDYQRHFEQSVQRWSALGANIVEFDLSPFLQAANLLYQGPWVAERYAAIQSFFDEHASACLPEIETIIGGATSLSAVETFKAMYQLQEFKVMCDERLNDVDVVITPTAGTTYTIEEIHADPISLNSQLGYYTNFMNLLDYSAIACPSSFMSNGLPFGFTLFAPAGYDQYLIELAAVWQNATCLPLGNIGKYDSETTMPLLVCGAHMSGLPLNHQLIELGGDFSEYTQTSNDYRFYALAGGPPYRPGLVRDTQNGGKIDVEIWQLPIKSIGQLLAEIPHPLGLGSVELVNGEWVKGFICEPIATEGARDITHMKSWRRYMESV; encoded by the coding sequence ATGGAACAACTACTCACAATTAAAGATCTACTTAATGCTTATCGTGATGGCAGCGTTACCCCGCGAGACATATTATTCGAAAAACTGAACTTAGCAAAAAATGATACTCATAATGTCTGGCTTTCATTGGTGTCTGACGACATGATGGAGCGCTACCTACAGAGTTTATCTCAGTATGATGTCGATGAACTCCCATTATATGGGGTTCCTTTTGCTATCAAAGATAATATCGATTTAGCGGGCTTAACCACGACCGCTGGGTGCGCTGAATTTGCCTATCAACCCGATGAATCAGCCTTTGTGGTGGAATTATTAATGGCGGCTGGCGCTGTGCCTATAGGCAAAACGAATTTAGATCAATTTGCAACGGGACTCGTGGGTACTCGTAGCCCATGGGGAGCGGTGACCAACAGCTTTAATCCGGACTATATTTCTGGTGGTTCTAGCTCGGGTAGTGCGGTAAGTGTGGCAACCAACCAAGTATTCTTCTCGTTAGGTACGGATACGGCGGGCTCCGGGCGAGTTCCGGCGGCCTTTAATAATATTCTTGGACTTAAGCCAACGCGTGGAGCGTTAAGTTGCCGCGGAGTAGTGCCAGCGTGTCGGACGTTAGATTGTGTCTCGTTTTTTGCACGAACGGCTCAAGATCTTTCCGTGCTTCAGCAAGTCGCCAGTATTTACGACCCAAAGGATAGCTACTCGCGAGTACTCGATACGGCGAGTGTTCCGTGTTTTCAATCTTTATCTGATGTACGTATCGGCGTGCCTAAGCCAGACCAACTGGCTTTTTTTGGTAACCAAGACTACCAACGTCATTTTGAACAAAGCGTTCAACGATGGTCTGCGTTAGGGGCGAACATTGTTGAGTTTGATCTGTCGCCATTTTTGCAGGCGGCTAACTTGTTGTACCAAGGTCCTTGGGTTGCAGAGCGGTATGCCGCTATTCAATCTTTCTTTGATGAGCATGCTTCTGCTTGTTTACCGGAAATTGAAACCATCATTGGTGGTGCAACATCTTTATCCGCGGTTGAGACGTTTAAGGCGATGTATCAATTACAAGAGTTCAAAGTAATGTGCGATGAGAGACTGAATGACGTTGATGTTGTTATTACTCCTACCGCAGGAACAACTTATACGATTGAAGAGATTCATGCGGATCCTATAAGCTTAAACTCTCAGTTAGGCTATTATACGAACTTTATGAATTTACTCGATTATAGTGCCATAGCTTGTCCGTCTTCATTTATGAGTAATGGCTTGCCATTTGGTTTTACTCTGTTTGCTCCGGCTGGGTACGATCAATATTTAATTGAATTAGCTGCCGTTTGGCAAAATGCAACGTGCTTACCGCTTGGTAATATTGGCAAGTACGATTCAGAGACGACCATGCCATTATTAGTATGTGGCGCACATATGTCTGGGTTACCTCTTAATCACCAGCTCATTGAATTAGGTGGAGATTTTAGTGAATATACACAAACCTCCAATGATTATCGCTTTTATGCGCTAGCTGGTGGACCTCCATATCGCCCGGGATTGGTACGGGATACTCAGAATGGTGGGAAAATTGACGTTGAAATATGGCAGTTACCTATAAAGAGTATTGGCCAGTTATTAGCGGAAATTCCACATCCTCTAGGCTTAGGAAGTGTAGAATTAGTCAATGGCGAATGGGTGAAAGGGTTTATTTGTGAGCCGATTGCTACAGAAGGTGCGCGCGATATTACTCATATGAAAAGTTGGCGACGCTATATGGAATCGGTATGA